A region of the Mycoavidus sp. HKI genome:
AAAGCCGCGGAGATGTCAGGCGCATGGACATGCGATGCTTTGACTTTGGCCGTCAGGTACGAGTCATTTGAACGCGAGCCAAAGGAACTTGCGCCCTGAATGACAAGCTCGTTGACAACCTCTTGCACATTGGCAACAGTGCGCACGATAGTTTCAGCTTTCAGCTTGACCACTAGATTTGGCACCTCACCGGTTAACAACACACGCCGGTTAAATACCGTGGTACTAACATGCGCCTCATCAGCTAGATCACGTTTGAGAAGGGTCGCCGCTTTGACTTGAATCTCTCGATCTTCGGTCTGTGCGCCGAGTGTACGGCGGTCCGCCGCAACTAACGCACCACCGCCGGTGGCGCCCGCTACCAATAGCGGACATCCCTGCAATGAAGAGAGTAAACCAAAAGCTAATATAGCGCGGCCAACTGTTTTGCTTATTTGCATTGAAATCATGCCAAACTCCTTTGGTTAACGTGATGAAGATACGACTACGACCTATCGCCGAGTAGCATTGCATCAATGCCATCACATAGACAATGCACCGTCAGCGAATGAACTTCTTGTATCCGTGCTGTACGCTCGCTAGGCGCACAGATATGTAAATCTATCTCGTGCAAGGCATCCTTTATACGCCCGCCCCCTTTCCCCGTTAATGCAATCACGAGCATTTCTCGTTCATGTGCACTTTCAATCGCAGCCAATACGTTCTCTGAGTTACCAGAAGTAGAGATTGCAATCAATATATCACCTGGCTGACCCAGCCCGGAGACTTGCCTGGCAAAGATTTGCGCAAAGCTATAATCATTGCCAATCGCGGTTAACACAGATGAGTCGGTGGTCAAAGCAATCGCTGGCAGAGCTGGCCGCTCTTGTTCAAAACGACCGATCAACTCAGCCGCCAGATGTTGCGCATCCGCAGCTGAACCGCCATTACCACATATCAGCACTTTACCACCGTTGGCAAACGCCGCAAAGACCGTATCAATGGCAGCAGCAATTGGCGCCGCAAGCACTTCAAGCGCG
Encoded here:
- a CDS encoding BON domain-containing protein, which translates into the protein MISMQISKTVGRAILAFGLLSSLQGCPLLVAGATGGGALVAADRRTLGAQTEDREIQVKAATLLKRDLADEAHVSTTVFNRRVLLTGEVPNLVVKLKAETIVRTVANVQEVVNELVIQGASSFGSRSNDSYLTAKVKASHVHAPDISAAFIKVVTERGIVYLMGLVTKSEGDRAAELAGRVPGVLQVVKAFQYISEPEAKKLSLGTPPQPGHAPATVNKQLLTPSH
- a CDS encoding phosphoheptose isomerase, producing MLIERIEQHFQDSASTKLAALEVLAAPIAAAIDTVFAAFANGGKVLICGNGGSAADAQHLAAELIGRFEQERPALPAIALTTDSSVLTAIGNDYSFAQIFARQVSGLGQPGDILIAISTSGNSENVLAAIESAHEREMLVIALTGKGGGRIKDALHEIDLHICAPSERTARIQEVHSLTVHCLCDGIDAMLLGDRS